One Eubacteriales bacterium mix99 genomic window carries:
- a CDS encoding M23 family metallopeptidase, translating to MNSFLTKAKKSLAGMKNRISGMADDKFFRIYQHQLSILLTLMIFLAAGILEADGAAVRPDDGQTLSGLVPAYKVSMDGTELVYVSDPGPVKSALAQKIEETKRQYDMDVSLDQEITFEKKLVSPKRVYLPPDTQNVIRREAKVQCNASAVYANDVRIGTVKNEKEANEFLNRFKSQYVEDGTKPESVTFQEEIKIVPISVPPDQVQDMDTVLAETAKGRETVQEYTVADGDTLTTVAESHDMDLDRLVAENSHVPDPDHLKPGQKLRLYCNRSPLNVVTTEVISQEEAIPFETEVREDESMDRSRTKTLQKGREGRKKMDIRVEKVNGEEKNRAVLSGQVLSEPVKKIIAKGFGKAEQSALSSRGGGGSLYKPTSGRLTSGFGQRWGRLHKGIDIANSVGTPIYAADSGKVIFAGTSRGYGNFIQIDHGSSGLITCYGHLKSFDVSSGEVVRRGQLIAHMGSTGNSTGPHLHFEVRVNNAPQNPIKYLS from the coding sequence ATGAATTCTTTTCTTACCAAAGCGAAAAAAAGTCTGGCCGGGATGAAAAACAGGATTTCCGGCATGGCAGACGATAAGTTCTTTCGGATTTATCAGCATCAGCTGTCCATTCTGCTGACGCTGATGATTTTCCTGGCAGCCGGGATTCTGGAGGCGGACGGGGCAGCCGTGCGTCCGGATGACGGGCAGACTCTCTCCGGCCTGGTACCAGCCTATAAGGTATCCATGGATGGGACGGAGCTGGTTTATGTATCCGATCCGGGTCCGGTGAAGTCCGCTCTTGCTCAGAAGATCGAAGAGACAAAGCGGCAGTATGACATGGATGTTTCCCTGGATCAGGAGATTACATTTGAGAAAAAGCTGGTGTCCCCGAAACGGGTTTACCTGCCGCCGGATACCCAAAACGTGATCCGAAGGGAAGCAAAAGTCCAATGCAATGCTTCTGCTGTTTATGCAAACGACGTACGGATCGGAACAGTAAAGAACGAAAAAGAAGCGAATGAATTCCTGAATCGGTTCAAATCCCAATATGTTGAAGATGGGACGAAGCCGGAAAGCGTAACCTTTCAGGAGGAAATCAAGATTGTTCCGATATCCGTTCCGCCGGATCAGGTTCAGGATATGGACACGGTATTGGCGGAAACGGCAAAGGGCAGGGAAACCGTTCAGGAATATACCGTAGCGGATGGAGATACTCTCACCACGGTTGCAGAATCCCATGATATGGATTTGGACAGGCTCGTTGCGGAAAATTCCCATGTTCCGGATCCGGACCATCTGAAGCCCGGCCAGAAGCTTCGTTTATACTGTAACAGGAGCCCTTTGAATGTGGTAACCACCGAAGTGATTTCCCAGGAGGAAGCGATCCCCTTTGAAACAGAGGTACGGGAAGACGAATCCATGGACAGGAGCCGGACCAAAACCCTTCAGAAAGGCAGGGAAGGGAGAAAGAAAATGGATATCCGGGTGGAAAAGGTGAACGGGGAAGAAAAAAACAGGGCAGTCCTGTCCGGGCAGGTCCTTTCCGAGCCGGTAAAGAAAATCATTGCCAAAGGGTTCGGAAAAGCGGAGCAATCCGCCCTGTCCTCCCGCGGGGGAGGCGGTTCCCTATATAAGCCGACCAGCGGCAGACTTACCTCCGGCTTTGGACAGAGATGGGGCAGGCTGCATAAAGGCATTGACATAGCAAACTCCGTCGGCACCCCCATTTATGCAGCGGATTCCGGCAAGGTCATTTTTGCAGGTACCAGCCGCGGCTATGGGAATTTCATACAAATTGATCACGGAAGCAGCGGCCTGATAACCTGCTACGGCCATTTGAAAAGCTTTGACGTATCTTCCGGCGAAGTTGTCAGACGGGGACAGTTGATTGCACATATGGGAAGCACCGGCAACAGCACCGGACCGCATCTGCATTTTGAAGTCCGCGTGAACAATGCCCCGCAGAATCCGATCAAATATCTGTCCTGA
- a CDS encoding UDP-N-acetylglucosamine 1-carboxyvinyltransferase: MEKFHIIGGKRLTGTVSIGGAKNAAVAIMPAALLADGPCVIDNLPYIDDVIILADILSELGARVNLSQSGRVVIDGTTLKHHKAPFEMVKCLRASYYLLGVLLGRFGKVEVPFPGGCEIGARPIDQHIKGLEALGAKVDIEHGVIRAKADRLVGNEIYMDVVSVGATINIMLAAVKAKGQTIISNAAKEPHVVDVANFLNAMGGNVKGAGTDVIRINGVKQLNGCEYTIIPDQIEAGTFMIAAAATAGDVVVSGVIPKHLESISAKLLEMGEDITEGDDFVRVRGTRKPRKVNIKTLPYPGFPTDLQQPMSVLCSIAKGTSVINESLFDHRFRHVEELRKMGANIKVEDRIAIFEGVKKLTGAPVSASDLRAGAALIIAGLVAEGVTEIDHIHYIDRGYENIEDKLNSLGADIRRLADGESLLKEIKKARTV; this comes from the coding sequence TTGGAGAAATTTCATATCATCGGTGGGAAACGGCTCACCGGCACCGTATCCATTGGAGGAGCGAAAAATGCGGCTGTAGCCATAATGCCTGCGGCTTTATTGGCGGACGGGCCTTGCGTAATAGATAATTTACCTTATATTGATGACGTTATTATACTGGCAGATATTCTTTCTGAACTGGGAGCCAGGGTGAATCTGAGCCAATCCGGCAGGGTGGTGATTGACGGAACAACGCTGAAGCATCATAAAGCTCCGTTTGAAATGGTAAAGTGCCTGCGCGCTTCCTACTATCTGCTGGGTGTTCTTCTTGGAAGGTTTGGAAAGGTGGAGGTACCGTTTCCCGGAGGCTGTGAAATCGGGGCGCGTCCCATTGATCAGCACATCAAGGGGCTGGAAGCTCTTGGCGCGAAGGTCGATATTGAACATGGCGTGATCCGGGCCAAAGCGGACCGCCTTGTTGGCAATGAGATCTATATGGACGTAGTCAGCGTAGGGGCCACCATCAACATCATGTTGGCTGCGGTAAAGGCAAAGGGGCAGACCATCATTTCCAACGCGGCAAAGGAGCCTCATGTGGTTGATGTGGCCAACTTTCTCAATGCCATGGGTGGAAATGTAAAGGGCGCCGGTACGGATGTGATCCGCATCAACGGAGTGAAACAGCTGAACGGCTGTGAGTATACCATTATCCCTGATCAGATTGAAGCCGGTACGTTTATGATAGCTGCAGCGGCCACTGCAGGAGATGTAGTGGTGTCCGGAGTCATTCCGAAGCATCTGGAGTCCATTTCCGCAAAGCTGTTGGAAATGGGAGAGGACATTACGGAAGGAGACGATTTTGTCCGGGTCCGGGGGACACGCAAGCCCAGGAAGGTAAACATCAAGACACTTCCTTATCCCGGGTTTCCGACGGATTTGCAGCAGCCCATGTCTGTACTGTGCAGCATCGCCAAAGGGACCAGTGTCATAAATGAGAGTCTGTTTGATCATCGGTTCCGCCATGTGGAAGAGTTGCGCAAAATGGGTGCAAATATCAAGGTGGAGGATCGTATCGCCATTTTTGAAGGCGTAAAAAAGCTGACCGGGGCGCCGGTGTCCGCATCCGATCTGAGGGCGGGGGCGGCATTGATCATTGCAGGCCTGGTTGCAGAAGGTGTTACGGAGATTGATCATATCCATTATATTGACCGGGGATATGAAAACATTGAAGACAAGCTGAACAGTCTGGGAGCCGATATCCGGAGGCTGGCAGACGGAGAAAGCCTGTTGAAGGAAATAAAGAAAGCCAGAACGGTTTGA
- the abc-f gene encoding ABC-F type ribosomal protection protein, with amino-acid sequence MMLKTAGQNVPEVLAILEVLLKKERIGLLLQCHNIKKEFGIHEVLKSVSLDLEEGECVGLVGKNGAGKTTLANILYGELKPEGGEIIWHRKDVRIGYLRQSVYYTSDVLHDFHSGQEDPAQIQEFLHAAGELGTEKVSRWEEERFANLSGGERTKLALAQIWSAQPDLLILDEPTNHLDFQGVEWLVGELAGYPGTILVISHDRYFLDQTVNRILEVEDGVLCEYHGNYSFYRKEKRKRQEDQMHAYEVQEKRKEKLDSEIRQLRQWSGKAHRDSTKKGAKSGNKFGTKEFYRVKAKKMDRQVKSRTKRLEKLRTEGISKPKEEFQVSFALNDAQKHGKRVMEASNIQKRFGDRVLFRKSSFTLLRGEKVGLFGPNGCGKTTLVKAIIGQEPIEGTLFVSSSVSIGYMSQDVLDLESSKTAIDLFPAPNRREQGKIRTMLANLGFDGEMLREPLKSLSLGERTRLKLAALVLGGDDLLILDEPTNHLDLHAREQLEEALDQYEGTILLITHDRYMLERVCEKLLVFEDGRIRRVEYGVEEYLKKTGSCGLHKKESEVKKQNRPGKRAEPIRSSDEERMLLENRITAVLGKLSAEKPGTPEYQALDAEFRELIAMRES; translated from the coding sequence ATGATGCTTAAGACGGCAGGGCAAAACGTTCCGGAAGTTTTGGCAATACTGGAAGTTCTGTTGAAAAAGGAGAGGATCGGATTGCTGCTGCAATGTCATAATATCAAAAAGGAATTTGGAATCCATGAAGTGCTGAAATCGGTCAGTCTGGACCTGGAGGAAGGGGAGTGTGTGGGCCTTGTTGGGAAAAACGGGGCGGGTAAGACCACCCTGGCCAATATCCTGTACGGGGAATTGAAACCGGAGGGAGGAGAGATCATCTGGCATCGGAAAGACGTCCGGATAGGATATCTGCGCCAGTCTGTTTATTATACCTCGGATGTTCTGCATGATTTTCATTCCGGGCAGGAAGATCCTGCGCAGATACAGGAATTCCTTCATGCCGCCGGTGAGCTGGGTACAGAAAAAGTGTCCCGGTGGGAGGAGGAGCGGTTCGCCAATCTGAGCGGCGGGGAAAGGACCAAGCTTGCGCTGGCGCAGATATGGTCTGCACAGCCTGATCTGCTGATCCTGGATGAGCCCACCAACCACCTGGATTTTCAGGGAGTCGAATGGCTGGTCGGCGAGCTGGCTGGATACCCGGGCACCATATTGGTCATTTCCCATGACCGCTATTTTCTGGATCAGACGGTAAACCGCATCCTGGAAGTGGAAGACGGTGTTCTTTGTGAATATCACGGAAACTATTCGTTTTACAGGAAAGAGAAGCGCAAACGACAGGAAGATCAGATGCATGCCTATGAGGTGCAGGAGAAGCGGAAGGAAAAGCTGGATTCGGAAATCCGACAGCTGAGACAATGGTCCGGAAAAGCTCATAGGGATTCCACAAAGAAGGGAGCAAAAAGCGGCAATAAATTTGGTACCAAGGAGTTTTACCGGGTCAAGGCAAAAAAGATGGATCGCCAGGTAAAGTCCAGGACAAAACGGCTGGAGAAACTGAGAACGGAAGGCATTTCAAAACCGAAAGAGGAATTTCAGGTTTCCTTTGCCCTGAATGATGCGCAAAAGCATGGAAAAAGAGTGATGGAGGCATCCAATATCCAAAAAAGATTTGGAGATCGGGTATTGTTTCGGAAAAGCAGCTTTACTCTGCTGCGTGGTGAGAAAGTGGGGCTTTTCGGCCCCAATGGGTGCGGTAAAACGACACTGGTAAAGGCCATCATCGGGCAGGAGCCCATAGAGGGAACTTTGTTTGTCTCTTCTTCTGTTTCCATCGGTTACATGAGTCAGGACGTTCTGGATCTGGAGAGTTCAAAGACCGCCATAGATCTGTTTCCTGCGCCAAACCGCAGGGAGCAGGGTAAAATACGTACCATGCTGGCCAATCTGGGCTTTGATGGAGAAATGCTGAGGGAACCACTGAAGAGTCTGAGCCTGGGGGAGCGGACCAGGCTGAAGCTGGCGGCGCTGGTCCTGGGGGGAGATGATCTGCTGATATTGGACGAACCGACCAACCATCTGGATCTTCATGCGAGGGAACAGTTGGAAGAGGCGCTGGATCAGTATGAAGGCACGATTCTGCTCATTACCCATGACCGATATATGCTGGAACGGGTCTGTGAGAAACTGCTGGTGTTTGAAGACGGCCGTATCCGACGGGTGGAATATGGTGTGGAGGAATATCTGAAAAAGACGGGGAGTTGCGGACTCCACAAAAAGGAATCGGAGGTCAAAAAGCAAAATCGGCCCGGGAAACGGGCCGAGCCAATACGCTCTTCGGACGAAGAAAGAATGCTTCTGGAAAACCGGATCACCGCCGTGCTGGGAAAGCTCAGTGCGGAAAAGCCAGGTACGCCGGAATATCAGGCTTTGGATGCGGAATTCAGGGAATTGATTGCGATGAGAGAATCCTGA
- a CDS encoding Fe-S-containing hydro-lyase: protein MEQEWKLTVPASPEKISLLKAGDVVSLSGCILTGRDAAHKRMMEYLNKGIALPFDIKNQGIYYTGPCPAAPGKIIGSCGPTTSSRMDRYTPLLLDLGLKIMIGKGQRSPEVIDAMVRNGAVYLAAVGGAGALIAQCVKKAQVIAFDDLGPEAVYRLEVRNFPLIVAIDARGNNLYDIGPRQYRQL from the coding sequence ATGGAACAGGAGTGGAAGCTCACTGTACCCGCTTCTCCGGAGAAAATATCCCTTCTGAAGGCAGGGGACGTAGTAAGCCTGTCGGGGTGCATCCTGACCGGCAGGGACGCCGCCCATAAACGAATGATGGAATACCTGAACAAGGGAATTGCACTGCCCTTTGATATAAAGAATCAGGGAATCTATTATACCGGGCCGTGTCCTGCCGCTCCGGGAAAAATCATCGGTTCCTGCGGTCCCACCACCAGTTCCCGGATGGACCGCTACACGCCCCTGCTGCTGGATCTGGGACTGAAGATCATGATCGGCAAAGGTCAGCGCAGTCCGGAGGTAATCGACGCCATGGTCCGGAACGGGGCGGTTTATCTGGCTGCCGTCGGGGGAGCCGGCGCCCTGATTGCCCAATGCGTCAAAAAGGCGCAGGTGATTGCATTTGATGATCTGGGGCCGGAAGCCGTTTACCGGCTGGAAGTGAGAAACTTTCCCCTGATCGTCGCCATTGACGCACGGGGAAACAATCTATACGACATTGGACCCCGGCAATACCGGCAGCTGTGA
- a CDS encoding fumarate hydratase, with protein MKEISAETISGTVEKLCVKACCHLGEDVKSLLMQAREKEESPFGIQILDQLLRNIDTAETERLPVCQDTGMAVIFLEIGQDVHIIGGGLTDAVNEGVRRGYQKGYLRKSVLTPLERENTGDNTPAVLHTEITRGDRMKITVAPKGFGSENMSRIGMLKPSDGIDGVRKFVLDTVIRAGANPCPPVILGVGIGGTMEKAAYLSKKALLRKAGAPNPDPDLASLEQELLVSVNKTGIGPQGLGGRTTALAVSVETFPTHLAALPVAVNIQCHVARHAEAIL; from the coding sequence ATGAAAGAAATCAGTGCAGAAACAATTTCCGGCACCGTGGAAAAGCTGTGCGTGAAGGCATGCTGCCATTTGGGGGAGGATGTGAAGAGCTTGCTAATGCAGGCCCGGGAAAAGGAGGAATCTCCCTTTGGTATTCAGATTCTGGATCAGCTGCTCCGGAATATCGATACGGCAGAGACAGAGCGCCTGCCGGTTTGTCAGGATACCGGCATGGCGGTCATATTCCTTGAAATCGGTCAGGATGTGCATATCATCGGAGGCGGTCTGACGGATGCCGTCAACGAAGGAGTGCGCCGCGGATATCAAAAAGGATATCTCCGCAAGTCCGTCCTGACCCCGCTGGAAAGGGAAAACACCGGCGACAATACTCCGGCTGTCCTTCATACGGAGATCACCAGAGGGGACCGGATGAAAATCACCGTGGCTCCCAAAGGATTCGGCAGTGAAAATATGAGCCGGATCGGCATGCTGAAACCTTCCGATGGAATCGACGGTGTCAGGAAGTTTGTACTGGATACGGTGATCCGGGCAGGCGCCAACCCATGCCCTCCCGTGATACTGGGAGTGGGGATCGGCGGCACGATGGAAAAGGCAGCGTATCTTTCCAAAAAAGCCCTTCTGAGAAAGGCGGGAGCCCCCAATCCGGATCCGGATCTGGCTTCCCTGGAACAGGAGCTGCTTGTGTCTGTCAACAAAACGGGGATCGGTCCCCAGGGGCTGGGCGGAAGAACCACCGCCCTGGCTGTTTCTGTCGAAACCTTTCCCACCCACCTGGCCGCACTGCCCGTGGCAGTCAATATTCAATGCCACGTGGCACGGCATGCCGAAGCGATTCTGTAG
- a CDS encoding malic enzyme-like NAD(P)-binding protein: MDYGQKALSLHEKAKGKIEIRSKVPVNNRDDLSTAYTPGVAEPCRKIHQNPEDVYRYTARGNLVAVVSDGSAVLGLGNIGPLAAMPVMEGKSILFKEFAGVDAFPICLNTQNADEIVRTVENIAPSFGGINLEDIGAPRCYEVESRLKESLDVPVFHDDQHGTAVVCSAALINALKITGRKFDEIKVVINGIGSAGSAVARLLLQLGVKSMTLCDRDGILFPGDPKNDFMKEKLAGITNPQGRKGDLTAAMKNSDVFIGVSAPNIVSPEMIHSMNPDSIVLAMANPVPEIDPDEAKKAGARIVGTGRSDYSNQVNNVLAFPGIFRGALDVRASDINEEMKMAAAYAIASAVPEEKRNEDNILPSPFDKNVPPAVAAAVAQAARKSGVARA, encoded by the coding sequence ATGGATTATGGACAAAAGGCATTGTCCCTTCACGAAAAAGCAAAAGGAAAAATTGAGATACGGTCAAAAGTACCGGTGAACAACCGGGATGATTTAAGCACAGCCTATACCCCCGGCGTGGCAGAACCCTGCCGGAAAATCCATCAGAACCCGGAGGATGTATACCGTTATACGGCACGCGGCAATCTGGTGGCTGTGGTATCCGACGGATCCGCCGTATTGGGGCTGGGAAACATCGGCCCTCTGGCTGCCATGCCCGTCATGGAGGGAAAATCCATCCTGTTCAAGGAATTTGCCGGCGTAGATGCTTTTCCGATCTGCCTGAATACCCAGAATGCGGATGAAATCGTCCGTACAGTGGAAAACATTGCACCTTCTTTCGGAGGCATCAATCTGGAGGATATCGGGGCACCCCGGTGTTATGAAGTGGAGAGTCGCCTGAAAGAATCGCTGGATGTCCCGGTCTTCCATGATGACCAGCATGGAACAGCAGTGGTATGCAGCGCGGCATTGATCAACGCCCTGAAGATCACAGGAAGAAAATTTGACGAAATCAAGGTAGTAATCAATGGAATCGGCTCCGCCGGCTCCGCTGTTGCCAGACTGCTGCTTCAGCTGGGTGTAAAATCCATGACACTTTGCGACCGGGACGGGATCCTTTTCCCGGGAGACCCTAAAAATGATTTTATGAAGGAAAAGCTGGCGGGCATCACCAACCCACAGGGAAGAAAGGGTGACCTGACTGCAGCCATGAAAAATTCGGATGTCTTTATCGGCGTATCCGCGCCAAATATCGTTTCCCCGGAAATGATCCATTCCATGAATCCGGATTCCATTGTACTGGCTATGGCCAATCCGGTTCCGGAGATTGATCCGGATGAGGCAAAGAAAGCCGGCGCCCGGATTGTCGGCACCGGACGGTCGGATTATTCCAATCAGGTCAACAATGTACTGGCCTTTCCCGGCATCTTCCGCGGAGCACTGGATGTGCGGGCCTCCGATATCAACGAAGAAATGAAGATGGCAGCGGCTTATGCCATTGCATCCGCCGTTCCGGAAGAGAAACGGAACGAAGACAATATCCTGCCGTCCCCATTTGATAAGAATGTGCCGCCGGCTGTTGCAGCAGCTGTTGCACAGGCTGCGCGAAAAAGCGGGGTAGCCCGGGCGTAA
- a CDS encoding MBL fold metallo-hydrolase, with amino-acid sequence MDFRVCSLFSGSSGNSTYIGTEKTHILVDAGLPGRNIIAGLKQVGIDGRDLKGILITHEHSDHIKGAGVLSRKFNLPIYANEGTWEAMDAKIGRVAPNNRRVFDNDMDFYIEDINVQPYEIPHDAADPVGFSFYFQNKKISIATDLGHTNSNIIKTVMDSDLVILEANHDLDMLKAGPYPVYLKKRILGRKGHLSNEDSGKTLLELIKGSVTHVLLAHLSKQNNYPQLAYQTVTDILESNGVRVGRDILVDMTYRDRASNFYHIR; translated from the coding sequence ATGGATTTCAGGGTTTGTTCGCTTTTCAGCGGAAGCAGCGGAAATTCCACCTATATCGGTACAGAAAAGACACATATCCTGGTGGATGCAGGGCTGCCGGGCAGGAATATTATTGCCGGGCTAAAACAGGTCGGCATTGACGGCAGGGATCTGAAGGGAATTCTGATTACCCATGAGCATTCGGATCACATCAAAGGGGCCGGGGTTTTGTCCCGGAAATTCAATCTTCCCATTTATGCCAATGAAGGCACCTGGGAAGCCATGGACGCCAAAATTGGAAGAGTGGCTCCGAATAACCGCAGGGTGTTTGACAATGATATGGATTTTTATATTGAGGATATCAATGTCCAGCCTTATGAAATCCCCCATGATGCAGCAGATCCGGTCGGCTTCAGCTTTTATTTCCAAAACAAAAAAATTAGTATCGCCACCGATTTGGGGCACACTAACAGTAATATTATAAAAACTGTTATGGACTCGGATCTGGTGATTCTTGAGGCCAATCATGATCTGGATATGCTGAAGGCCGGACCGTATCCCGTATATCTGAAGAAGAGGATCCTGGGCAGAAAAGGGCATCTTTCCAATGAAGACTCCGGTAAAACCTTACTGGAACTGATCAAGGGAAGCGTGACCCACGTTCTGCTGGCTCATTTAAGCAAGCAAAACAATTATCCCCAGCTGGCCTATCAGACCGTGACGGATATTCTGGAATCCAACGGCGTACGGGTGGGCCGGGATATTTTGGTGGATATGACGTATCGGGACAGAGCCAGTAATTTCTATCATATCAGATGA
- a CDS encoding trypsin-like peptidase domain-containing protein has protein sequence MRRKFFLSMIVFAMFFLSSCSVSRRPGTSGNSGNSGKTYQYTQPRSSDPVEESQSSGDPVASGAVANAAARVRPSVVGISATHIQRDKGMGRAEAVEGVGSGLIVSADGYILTNDHVAGASVQNLVVILQNGDELNGKVLWTDPTLDLAVVKVNASGLPAAELGNSEKLVVGESAIAIGTPLGLQFQHTTTAGIISALDRTVQVGTEKGQNFMEDLIQTDASINPGNSGGPLINVRGQVVGINTVKVVSAEGIGFAIPIDVAKPIVRHFMEDGKFTTPYIGIVGYDKDIAHYYKQDDSLADGVYIVDLDPRGPAYQSGIRVDDIITRVDGQPVTRMVELRTAVYSNRIGDTIEVVVSRNGKQKSFNMTLKQNPVSTTTE, from the coding sequence TTGCGCAGAAAATTCTTTTTGAGCATGATTGTTTTTGCAATGTTTTTTTTATCTTCCTGCAGTGTTTCCCGACGTCCTGGTACTTCGGGGAATTCGGGAAATTCCGGGAAGACCTATCAGTATACACAGCCCCGGTCTTCTGATCCCGTGGAAGAGTCGCAATCTTCCGGGGACCCTGTGGCATCCGGGGCAGTGGCAAATGCCGCGGCAAGGGTGAGGCCGTCTGTGGTCGGAATATCGGCAACGCATATCCAGCGGGACAAGGGCATGGGAAGGGCGGAGGCCGTGGAAGGGGTTGGATCCGGTCTGATTGTCAGTGCCGATGGATATATTCTGACCAATGATCATGTGGCGGGTGCCAGTGTGCAAAACCTTGTCGTCATCCTGCAAAACGGGGATGAGCTGAATGGAAAAGTGCTGTGGACGGATCCCACCCTGGATCTGGCTGTAGTCAAAGTCAACGCTTCCGGCCTCCCGGCTGCAGAGCTGGGCAACAGCGAAAAGCTGGTCGTCGGCGAATCCGCCATTGCCATTGGGACTCCACTGGGACTTCAGTTTCAGCACACCACTACGGCAGGGATTATCAGCGCTCTCGATCGCACGGTACAGGTGGGGACCGAAAAGGGCCAGAACTTCATGGAGGATTTGATACAGACCGACGCATCCATTAATCCCGGCAACAGCGGTGGGCCCCTGATCAATGTCCGGGGACAGGTTGTGGGGATCAACACGGTAAAAGTGGTCAGTGCGGAGGGGATTGGATTTGCCATTCCCATTGACGTGGCCAAACCCATTGTAAGGCATTTTATGGAGGACGGTAAATTTACAACTCCCTATATTGGAATCGTCGGTTATGATAAGGATATTGCCCATTACTACAAACAGGATGACAGTCTGGCTGACGGAGTATATATCGTGGATCTGGATCCAAGAGGACCGGCGTATCAAAGCGGTATCCGGGTGGATGACATCATAACCCGGGTGGATGGCCAGCCGGTCACCAGGATGGTGGAACTCCGGACAGCCGTTTATTCCAACCGGATCGGGGATACCATCGAAGTTGTTGTCAGTCGGAACGGAAAGCAGAAGAGCTTCAACATGACACTGAAACAGAATCCTGTTTCCACGACGACGGAATGA
- a CDS encoding type II CAAX endopeptidase family protein, with protein sequence MDNKTEPIRLEEEGGRAPTPLAGSVLYLLVLLLMMLNSIVSQRIRPTGNFYYIYMLLVQIATIGLPSFLYLIIHRMDIRKTVRWNKIRVSEALLCVGMAFFGYGVIVFVNLLWTLFLNRFGTPPAQQLPPIESGSDLLVSIIVIAGIPALLEEFLFRGTIQRGYERFGKTASILLTGILFALLHLDIASIPSILPMGVLLCFLTYRADSLFAGAIYHFTNNIIAVTITYLSGVISRRFPMEGMADSLTDIPPETLKMTIAAWGVTGIISFVLFLGCLIGFYRITEGKQKVLPADPDHAPSRRFLQLFPAILAVVIILILLVFQVVEMIHPLPAL encoded by the coding sequence TTGGACAACAAAACGGAACCGATCCGATTGGAAGAAGAGGGGGGAAGAGCTCCGACTCCTTTGGCAGGCAGCGTTCTGTATCTGCTTGTCCTGCTGTTGATGATGCTGAATTCCATTGTGTCCCAACGAATCCGCCCGACCGGAAATTTTTATTATATTTATATGCTTCTTGTTCAGATCGCTACCATAGGCCTGCCGTCGTTTCTTTATCTGATCATCCATCGGATGGATATCCGAAAAACAGTGCGATGGAATAAGATCCGGGTTTCGGAAGCTTTGCTGTGTGTGGGGATGGCATTTTTTGGATACGGCGTGATTGTCTTTGTCAATCTGTTATGGACATTGTTCCTGAATCGGTTTGGCACGCCGCCGGCTCAGCAGCTTCCGCCCATTGAGTCAGGATCGGATCTTTTGGTGTCGATTATTGTGATTGCCGGAATCCCTGCCCTGTTGGAGGAGTTCCTGTTCCGGGGCACCATCCAGAGAGGATATGAAAGATTCGGGAAAACAGCTTCCATTCTGCTGACCGGCATCCTGTTTGCCCTTCTGCACCTGGACATCGCCTCCATACCATCCATTCTTCCTATGGGTGTGCTGCTTTGCTTTCTTACCTACCGGGCGGATTCCCTTTTTGCCGGCGCCATTTATCATTTCACGAACAATATCATTGCTGTCACGATCACCTATCTGTCCGGCGTGATATCCAGGCGTTTTCCCATGGAAGGCATGGCAGATTCCCTGACGGATATTCCTCCGGAAACATTGAAGATGACGATTGCCGCGTGGGGTGTGACAGGGATCATCTCTTTTGTCCTGTTCCTCGGCTGCCTGATCGGGTTTTACCGGATTACCGAAGGAAAGCAGAAGGTTTTGCCTGCAGATCCTGACCATGCGCCCAGCCGAAGGTTCCTTCAGCTTTTTCCGGCAATTCTGGCAGTTGTCATTATACTGATTCTCCTGGTATTTCAGGTTGTGGAAATGATCCACCCCCTGCCGGCCCTATGA
- the rlmH gene encoding 23S rRNA (pseudouridine(1915)-N(3))-methyltransferase RlmH: MDIQILCVGKIKEEYFARAIAEYLRRLHRYANMKITEVADERAPETLSPAERAAVKKKEGARLHKFLRKDAVTIVLAVEGKSMTSEQFAETIRQYGLVGRSRLDFVIGGSLGLDPSILRQADLLLSFSRFTFPHQLMRLIALEQIYRAFRIINGEPYHK; the protein is encoded by the coding sequence ATGGATATACAGATCCTTTGCGTTGGGAAAATAAAAGAGGAATATTTTGCCCGCGCAATAGCCGAATACCTCAGGCGGCTCCACCGCTATGCAAATATGAAAATCACGGAAGTGGCGGATGAGCGGGCTCCTGAGACCCTGTCACCGGCTGAAAGGGCTGCGGTAAAGAAAAAGGAAGGTGCCCGGCTTCATAAATTTCTCCGGAAAGACGCCGTAACCATTGTGCTGGCTGTGGAAGGCAAATCCATGACTTCAGAGCAGTTTGCGGAAACCATCCGTCAATATGGTCTGGTGGGGCGAAGCCGCCTGGACTTTGTCATAGGCGGATCTTTGGGACTGGATCCTTCCATTCTCCGGCAGGCAGATCTTCTCCTGTCTTTTTCCCGGTTCACATTTCCCCATCAGCTGATGCGTCTGATTGCACTGGAGCAGATCTACCGGGCATTCCGTATCATCAATGGAGAGCCGTATCATAAATAG